Proteins encoded in a region of the Leopardus geoffroyi isolate Oge1 chromosome E2, O.geoffroyi_Oge1_pat1.0, whole genome shotgun sequence genome:
- the FHOD1 gene encoding FH1/FH2 domain-containing protein 1 isoform X2, which translates to MAGEEDRGDGDPVSAVTVRVQYLEDTDPFACANFPEPRRAPTCSLDGALPLSAQIPALHRLLAAPLKLEDCALQVSPSGYYLDPELSLEEQREMLEGFYEEISKGRKPTLILRTQLSVRVNAILEKLYGSSGPELRRSLFSLKQIFQEDKDLVPEFVHSEGLSCLIRVGAAADHNYQTYILRALGQLMLFVDGMLGVVAHSETVQWLYTLCASTSRLVVKTALKLLLVFVEYSENNAPLLIRAVSSVASSTGSLPWANLVSILEEKNGTDPELLVYTVTLINKTLAALPDQDTFYDVTDALEQQGMEALVQRHLGTSGTDVDLRTQLVLYENALRLEDGDIDEAAAGGRRERRKPSSEEGKRSRRSLEGGSCPLRSTEPGPTGPVSSRAGPASQTGPTSSPSDLASTVISTYSTGPALSTSLNSSLLGPASGLLTSVNLFPAISVGPSADSSSERSIYKARFLENVAAAETEKQAALAQGRAETLAEAMPDEADGHPDTRELWGSPEPGPAPRSPQSPAPRSLLRAQRSLEPEPKEPLAPPSPKAEPIQEFPIRVPKLCIGDLDFSDLGEDEDEDMLNMEAVEAGKGVPPPPPPLPVLSGGGPPPPPPPPPPIKGSLPPPPPPTTPLPPSAPDGLALPTKRKTVKLFWRELKLAGGHEGSGSRFGPCPTLWASLEPVSVDTARLEHLFESRAKDVLPSKKAGEGRRTMTTVLDPKRSNAINIGLTTLPPVHVIKAALLNFDEFAVSKDGIEKLLTMMPTEEERQKIEEAQLANPDIPLGPAENFLMTLASIGGLAARLQLWAFKLDYDSMEREIAEPLFDLKVGMEQLVQNATFRCILATLLAVGNFLNGSQSSGFELSYLEKVSEVKDTVRRQSLLHHLCSLVLQTRPDSSDLYSEIPALTRCAKVDFEQLTENLGQLERRSRAAEESLRNLAKHELAPALRARLTHFLAQCGRRVAMLRVVHRRVCNRFHAFLLYLGYTAQTAREVRIMQFCHTLREFALEYRTCRERVLQQQQKRATYRERNKTRGRMITEVGTFSRFGLPPPWFPSPAPSSPFSPLQTEKFSGVAGEVPSNPSVPVAVGSGPGRGDADSHASMKSLLTSKPEDTTHGRRSRGGTYGHWGQWALGSPYPDFSIWSLTGMVQSTSPVMPTAMGPSTAPPEEPPVSNLPSDTSDEIMDLLVQSVTKSSPRALAARERKRSRGNRKSLRRTLKSGLGEDLVQALGLSKGPGLEV; encoded by the exons CTGGAGGACTGTGCTCTACAAGTGTCTCCCTCTGGATACTACCTGGACCCTGAGCTTTCTCTGGAAGAGCAGCGCGAGATGCTGGAGGGCTTCTATGAAGAGATCAG CAAAGGGCGAAAGCCTACACTTATCCTGCGTACTCAACTCTCCGTGAGGGTCAATGCCATCTTGG AAAAGTTGTATGGCTCCAGTGGCCCTGAGCTCCGCCGTTCCCTCTTCTCACTAAAGCAGATCTTCCAG GAGGACAAGGACCTGGTGCCTGAATTTGTACACTCAGAGGGGCTGAGTTGCCTGATCCGTGTGGGTGCTGCTGCCGACCACAACTATCAGACCTACATCCTCCGAG cactaGGCCAGCTGATGCTTTTTGTGGATGGGATGCTAGGGGTGGTGGCCCACAGTGAGACTGTACAGTGGCTGTACACACTGTGTGCCAGCACG TCCCGCTTGGTGGTGAAGACAGCCCTGAAGCTGCTGCTGGTGTTTGTGGAATACTCTGAGAACAATGCACCACTGCTTATCCGTGCTGTCAGTTCTGTGGCCAGCTCTACAG gctctcttcCTTGGGCCAATCTGGTGTCCATCCTGGAGGAGAAGAATGGCACTGACCCTGAGTTGTTGGTGTACACAGTCACCCTCATCAACAAG ACACTGGCAGCACTCCCAGACCAGGACACCTTCTATGATGTGACAGATGCACTGGAGCAGCAAGGCATGGAGGCCCTGGTCCAGCGCCATTTGGGCACCTCGGGTACTGATGTGGACCTGCGCACACAGCTTGTGCTCTATGAG AATGCCCTGCGGTTGGAGGATGGAGACATCGATGAAGCCGCTGCAGGTGGAAGGCGGGAACGCAGAAAGCCCTCTTCAGAGGAGGGCAAGAGGAGCCGCCGATCTCTAGAAGGCGGGAGCTGCCCTTTGCGCTCCACGGAGCCTGG ccccACAGGCCCTGTCTCTAGCCGCGCAGGCCCCGCCTCACAGAcaggccccacctccagcccctcagACCTGGCCTCAACGGTAATCTCCACCTACTCCACTGGCCCTGCCCTGTCGACAAGCTTGAACTCCAGCCTCTTGGGCCCTGCTTCTGGCCTCCTTACCTCGGTGAACCTCTTTCCTGCCATCTCTGTGGGGCCATCAGCCGACAGCTCCAGCGAGAGGAGCATCTATAA AGCCCGGTTCCTGGAGAATGTGGCAGCAGCAGAAACAGAGAAGCAGGCTGCACTGGCCCAGGGCCGAGCAGAGACACTGGCTGAGGCCATGCCTGATGAGGCTGATGGACACCCAG ATACCCGGGAACTATGGGGCTCCCCAGAACCAGGCCCTGCACCCAGATCACCCCAGAGCCCTGCCCCCCGAAGTCTGCTCCGGGCCCAGCGGAGCCTTGAGCCAGAGCCCAAGGAGCCACTGGCTCCACCAAGCCCCAAGGCTGAGCCCATTCAGGAATTCCCTATCCGTGTACCTAAGCTCTGCATTGGAGACCTGGACTTCTCAGATTTGGGGGAGGATGAAGACGAGGACATGCTGAACATGGAGGCTGTGGAGGCTGGGAAAGGGgtcccacccccaccgcccccactgcctgtgctctctggAGGTGgcccacctcctccacccccacctcctccacccatCAAAGGCTCActcccaccacctccacctcccaccactccccttcctccctcagcaCCCGATGGTTTAGCCCTCCCCACCAAGAGGAAGACAGTAAAACTCTTCTGGCGGGAGCTAAAGCTGGCTGGGGGTCATGAAGGCTCTGGGAGCCGCTTTGGGCCCTGCCCCACACTGTGGGCCTCACTGGAACCTGTCTCGGTGGACACAGCCCGGCTGGAACACCTGTTTGAGTCCCGTGCCAAAGATGTGCTGCCTTCCAAG AAAGCAGGTGAGGGCCGCCGGACAATGACCACAGTGCTGGACCCCAAGCGCAGCAACGCTATCAACATTGGCCTAACCACCCTGCCACCTGTGCATGTCATTAAGGCTGCCCTGCTCAACTTTGATGAGTTTGCTGTCAGCAAGGATGGCATTGAG AAACTGCTGACTATGATGCCCACGGAAGAGGAGCGGCAGAAGATTGAGGAGGCCCAGCTGGCCAATCCTGACATACCCCTGGGCCCAGCTGAGAATTTCCTGATGACCCTTGCCTCCATTGGGGGCCTGGCCGCACGTCTACAACTCTGGGCCTTCAAGCTGGACTATGACAGCATGGAACGG GAAATCGCAGAGCCGCTATTTGACCTGAAAGTGGGCATGGAACAGCTGGTGCAAAATGCCACCTTCCGCTGTATCCTGGCCACCCTGTTGGCTGTGGGCAACTTCCTCAACGGTTCCCAG AGCAGCGGCTTTGAGCTGAGCTACCTGGAGAAGGTGTCAGAGGTGAAGGACACAGTGCGCCGACAGTCACTGCTGCACCATCTCTGTTCCTTGGTTCTCCAGACCCGGCCTGATTCCTCTGACCTTTACTCAGAAATACCTGCCCTGACTCGCTGTGCCAAG GTGGACTTTGAGCAGCTGACTGAGAACCTGGGGCAGCTGGAGCGTCGGAGCCGGGCAGCTGAGGAGAGTCTACGGAACTTGGCCAAACACGAGCTGGCCCCAGCCCTACGTGCCCGCCTCACCCACTTCCTGGCCCAGTGTGGCCGCCGTGTTGCCATGCTGCGGGTAGTACACCGCCGTGTCTGCAACAG GTTCCATGCCTTCCTGTTGTACCTGGGGTACACGGCCCAGACAGCCCGGGAAGTGCGCATCATGCAGTTCTGCCACACGCTGCGTGAGTTTGCACTGGAGTATCGGACTTGCCGGGAACGGGTGCTACAGCAGCAGCAAAAGCGGGCCACGTACCGTGAGCGCAACAAGACACGGGGCCGCATGATCACTGAGGTAGGTACCTTTTCCAGGTTTGGACTGCCACCCCCGTGGTTTCCTTCCCCTGCGCCCAGCTCACCCTTCTCCCCTCTACAGACAGAAAAGTTCTCAGGTGTGGCTGGGGAAGTCCCCAGCAACCCATCTGTCCCAGTGGCCGTGGGCAGTGGGCCAGGGCGGGGTGATGCTGACAGTCATGCCAGCATGAAGAGTCTGCTGACCAGCAAGCCGGAGGACACCACACATGGCCGCCGCAGCAGAGGTGGGACCTATGGCCACTGGGGGCAATGGGCTTTGGGGTCACCTTATCCTGACTTCTCTATCTGGTCTCTCACAGGAATGGTCCAGAGCACCTCCCCAGTCATGCCTACAGCAATGGGGCCCTCCACTGCACCCCCAGAAGAACCCCCAGTCTCCAATTTACCCAGTGACACTTCAGATGAGATCATGGACCTGCTGGTACAGTCAGTGACCAAGAGCAGTCCTCGTGCCTTAGCTGCTCGGGAGCGCAAGCGGTCCCGTGGCAACCGCAAGTCTT TGAGACGGACGTTGAAGAGCGGGCTCGGAGAGGACCTGGTGCAGGCACTGGGACTGAGCAAGGGTCCTGGCCTGGAGGTGTGA
- the FHOD1 gene encoding FH1/FH2 domain-containing protein 1 isoform X4, giving the protein MAGEEDRGDGDPVSAVTVRVQYLEDTDPFACANFPEPRRAPTCSLDGALPLSAQIPALHRLLAAPLKLEDCALQVSPSGYYLDPELSLEEQREMLEGFYEEISKGRKPTLILRTQLSVRVNAILEKLYGSSGPELRRSLFSLKQIFQEDKDLVPEFVHSEGLSCLIRVGAAADHNYQTYILRALGQLMLFVDGMLGVVAHSETVQWLYTLCASTSRLVVKTALKLLLVFVEYSENNAPLLIRAVSSVASSTGSLPWANLVSILEEKNGTDPELLVYTVTLINKTLAALPDQDTFYDVTDALEQQGMEALVQRHLGTSGTDVDLRTQLVLYENALRLEDGDIDEAAAGGRRERRKPSSEEGKRSRRSLEGGSCPLRSTEPGPTGPVSSRAGPASQTGPTSSPSDLASTVISTYSTGPALSTSLNSSLLGPASGLLTSVNLFPAISVGPSADSSSERSIYKARFLENVAAAETEKQAALAQGRAETLAEAMPDEADGHPDTRELWGSPEPGPAPRSPQSPAPRSLLRAQRSLEPEPKEPLAPPSPKAEPIQEFPIRVPKLCIGDLDFSDLGEDEDEDMLNMEAVEAGKGVPPPPPPLPVLSGGGPPPPPPPPPPIKGSLPPPPPPTTPLPPSAPDGLALPTKRKTVKLFWRELKLAGGHEGSGSRFGPCPTLWASLEPVSVDTARLEHLFESRAKDVLPSKKAGEGRRTMTTVLDPKRSNAINIGLTTLPPVHVIKAALLNFDEFAVSKDGIEKLLTMMPTEEERQKIEEAQLANPDIPLGPAENFLMTLASIGGLAARLQLWAFKLDYDSMEREIAEPLFDLKVGMEQLVQNATFRCILATLLAVGNFLNGSQSSGFELSYLEKVSEVKDTVRRQSLLHHLCSLVLQTRPDSSDLYSEIPALTRCAKVDFEQLTENLGQLERRSRAAEESLRNLAKHELAPALRARLTHFLAQCGRRVAMLRVVHRRVCNRFHAFLLYLGYTAQTAREVRIMQFCHTLREFALEYRTCRERVLQQQQKRATYRERNKTRGRMITETEKFSGVAGEVPSNPSVPVAVGSGPGRGDADSHASMKSLLTSKPEDTTHGRRSRGGTYGHWGQWALGSPYPDFSIWSLTGMVQSTSPVMPTAMGPSTAPPEEPPVSNLPSDTSDEIMDLLVQSVTKSSPRALAARERKRSRGNRKSLRRTLKSGLGEDLVQALGLSKGPGLEV; this is encoded by the exons CTGGAGGACTGTGCTCTACAAGTGTCTCCCTCTGGATACTACCTGGACCCTGAGCTTTCTCTGGAAGAGCAGCGCGAGATGCTGGAGGGCTTCTATGAAGAGATCAG CAAAGGGCGAAAGCCTACACTTATCCTGCGTACTCAACTCTCCGTGAGGGTCAATGCCATCTTGG AAAAGTTGTATGGCTCCAGTGGCCCTGAGCTCCGCCGTTCCCTCTTCTCACTAAAGCAGATCTTCCAG GAGGACAAGGACCTGGTGCCTGAATTTGTACACTCAGAGGGGCTGAGTTGCCTGATCCGTGTGGGTGCTGCTGCCGACCACAACTATCAGACCTACATCCTCCGAG cactaGGCCAGCTGATGCTTTTTGTGGATGGGATGCTAGGGGTGGTGGCCCACAGTGAGACTGTACAGTGGCTGTACACACTGTGTGCCAGCACG TCCCGCTTGGTGGTGAAGACAGCCCTGAAGCTGCTGCTGGTGTTTGTGGAATACTCTGAGAACAATGCACCACTGCTTATCCGTGCTGTCAGTTCTGTGGCCAGCTCTACAG gctctcttcCTTGGGCCAATCTGGTGTCCATCCTGGAGGAGAAGAATGGCACTGACCCTGAGTTGTTGGTGTACACAGTCACCCTCATCAACAAG ACACTGGCAGCACTCCCAGACCAGGACACCTTCTATGATGTGACAGATGCACTGGAGCAGCAAGGCATGGAGGCCCTGGTCCAGCGCCATTTGGGCACCTCGGGTACTGATGTGGACCTGCGCACACAGCTTGTGCTCTATGAG AATGCCCTGCGGTTGGAGGATGGAGACATCGATGAAGCCGCTGCAGGTGGAAGGCGGGAACGCAGAAAGCCCTCTTCAGAGGAGGGCAAGAGGAGCCGCCGATCTCTAGAAGGCGGGAGCTGCCCTTTGCGCTCCACGGAGCCTGG ccccACAGGCCCTGTCTCTAGCCGCGCAGGCCCCGCCTCACAGAcaggccccacctccagcccctcagACCTGGCCTCAACGGTAATCTCCACCTACTCCACTGGCCCTGCCCTGTCGACAAGCTTGAACTCCAGCCTCTTGGGCCCTGCTTCTGGCCTCCTTACCTCGGTGAACCTCTTTCCTGCCATCTCTGTGGGGCCATCAGCCGACAGCTCCAGCGAGAGGAGCATCTATAA AGCCCGGTTCCTGGAGAATGTGGCAGCAGCAGAAACAGAGAAGCAGGCTGCACTGGCCCAGGGCCGAGCAGAGACACTGGCTGAGGCCATGCCTGATGAGGCTGATGGACACCCAG ATACCCGGGAACTATGGGGCTCCCCAGAACCAGGCCCTGCACCCAGATCACCCCAGAGCCCTGCCCCCCGAAGTCTGCTCCGGGCCCAGCGGAGCCTTGAGCCAGAGCCCAAGGAGCCACTGGCTCCACCAAGCCCCAAGGCTGAGCCCATTCAGGAATTCCCTATCCGTGTACCTAAGCTCTGCATTGGAGACCTGGACTTCTCAGATTTGGGGGAGGATGAAGACGAGGACATGCTGAACATGGAGGCTGTGGAGGCTGGGAAAGGGgtcccacccccaccgcccccactgcctgtgctctctggAGGTGgcccacctcctccacccccacctcctccacccatCAAAGGCTCActcccaccacctccacctcccaccactccccttcctccctcagcaCCCGATGGTTTAGCCCTCCCCACCAAGAGGAAGACAGTAAAACTCTTCTGGCGGGAGCTAAAGCTGGCTGGGGGTCATGAAGGCTCTGGGAGCCGCTTTGGGCCCTGCCCCACACTGTGGGCCTCACTGGAACCTGTCTCGGTGGACACAGCCCGGCTGGAACACCTGTTTGAGTCCCGTGCCAAAGATGTGCTGCCTTCCAAG AAAGCAGGTGAGGGCCGCCGGACAATGACCACAGTGCTGGACCCCAAGCGCAGCAACGCTATCAACATTGGCCTAACCACCCTGCCACCTGTGCATGTCATTAAGGCTGCCCTGCTCAACTTTGATGAGTTTGCTGTCAGCAAGGATGGCATTGAG AAACTGCTGACTATGATGCCCACGGAAGAGGAGCGGCAGAAGATTGAGGAGGCCCAGCTGGCCAATCCTGACATACCCCTGGGCCCAGCTGAGAATTTCCTGATGACCCTTGCCTCCATTGGGGGCCTGGCCGCACGTCTACAACTCTGGGCCTTCAAGCTGGACTATGACAGCATGGAACGG GAAATCGCAGAGCCGCTATTTGACCTGAAAGTGGGCATGGAACAGCTGGTGCAAAATGCCACCTTCCGCTGTATCCTGGCCACCCTGTTGGCTGTGGGCAACTTCCTCAACGGTTCCCAG AGCAGCGGCTTTGAGCTGAGCTACCTGGAGAAGGTGTCAGAGGTGAAGGACACAGTGCGCCGACAGTCACTGCTGCACCATCTCTGTTCCTTGGTTCTCCAGACCCGGCCTGATTCCTCTGACCTTTACTCAGAAATACCTGCCCTGACTCGCTGTGCCAAG GTGGACTTTGAGCAGCTGACTGAGAACCTGGGGCAGCTGGAGCGTCGGAGCCGGGCAGCTGAGGAGAGTCTACGGAACTTGGCCAAACACGAGCTGGCCCCAGCCCTACGTGCCCGCCTCACCCACTTCCTGGCCCAGTGTGGCCGCCGTGTTGCCATGCTGCGGGTAGTACACCGCCGTGTCTGCAACAG GTTCCATGCCTTCCTGTTGTACCTGGGGTACACGGCCCAGACAGCCCGGGAAGTGCGCATCATGCAGTTCTGCCACACGCTGCGTGAGTTTGCACTGGAGTATCGGACTTGCCGGGAACGGGTGCTACAGCAGCAGCAAAAGCGGGCCACGTACCGTGAGCGCAACAAGACACGGGGCCGCATGATCACTGAG ACAGAAAAGTTCTCAGGTGTGGCTGGGGAAGTCCCCAGCAACCCATCTGTCCCAGTGGCCGTGGGCAGTGGGCCAGGGCGGGGTGATGCTGACAGTCATGCCAGCATGAAGAGTCTGCTGACCAGCAAGCCGGAGGACACCACACATGGCCGCCGCAGCAGAGGTGGGACCTATGGCCACTGGGGGCAATGGGCTTTGGGGTCACCTTATCCTGACTTCTCTATCTGGTCTCTCACAGGAATGGTCCAGAGCACCTCCCCAGTCATGCCTACAGCAATGGGGCCCTCCACTGCACCCCCAGAAGAACCCCCAGTCTCCAATTTACCCAGTGACACTTCAGATGAGATCATGGACCTGCTGGTACAGTCAGTGACCAAGAGCAGTCCTCGTGCCTTAGCTGCTCGGGAGCGCAAGCGGTCCCGTGGCAACCGCAAGTCTT TGAGACGGACGTTGAAGAGCGGGCTCGGAGAGGACCTGGTGCAGGCACTGGGACTGAGCAAGGGTCCTGGCCTGGAGGTGTGA
- the FHOD1 gene encoding FH1/FH2 domain-containing protein 1 isoform X1 has protein sequence MAGEEDRGDGDPVSAVTVRVQYLEDTDPFACANFPEPRRAPTCSLDGALPLSAQIPALHRLLAAPLKLEDCALQVSPSGYYLDPELSLEEQREMLEGFYEEISKGRKPTLILRTQLSVRVNAILEKLYGSSGPELRRSLFSLKQIFQEDKDLVPEFVHSEGLSCLIRVGAAADHNYQTYILRALGQLMLFVDGMLGVVAHSETVQWLYTLCASTSRLVVKTALKLLLVFVEYSENNAPLLIRAVSSVASSTGSLPWANLVSILEEKNGTDPELLVYTVTLINKTLAALPDQDTFYDVTDALEQQGMEALVQRHLGTSGTDVDLRTQLVLYENALRLEDGDIDEAAAGGRRERRKPSSEEGKRSRRSLEGGSCPLRSTEPGPTGPVSSRAGPASQTGPTSSPSDLASTVISTYSTGPALSTSLNSSLLGPASGLLTSVNLFPAISVGPSADSSSERSIYKLHQTAPVWAPESPPVSQSPTEQAVLEARFLENVAAAETEKQAALAQGRAETLAEAMPDEADGHPDTRELWGSPEPGPAPRSPQSPAPRSLLRAQRSLEPEPKEPLAPPSPKAEPIQEFPIRVPKLCIGDLDFSDLGEDEDEDMLNMEAVEAGKGVPPPPPPLPVLSGGGPPPPPPPPPPIKGSLPPPPPPTTPLPPSAPDGLALPTKRKTVKLFWRELKLAGGHEGSGSRFGPCPTLWASLEPVSVDTARLEHLFESRAKDVLPSKKAGEGRRTMTTVLDPKRSNAINIGLTTLPPVHVIKAALLNFDEFAVSKDGIEKLLTMMPTEEERQKIEEAQLANPDIPLGPAENFLMTLASIGGLAARLQLWAFKLDYDSMEREIAEPLFDLKVGMEQLVQNATFRCILATLLAVGNFLNGSQSSGFELSYLEKVSEVKDTVRRQSLLHHLCSLVLQTRPDSSDLYSEIPALTRCAKVDFEQLTENLGQLERRSRAAEESLRNLAKHELAPALRARLTHFLAQCGRRVAMLRVVHRRVCNRFHAFLLYLGYTAQTAREVRIMQFCHTLREFALEYRTCRERVLQQQQKRATYRERNKTRGRMITEVGTFSRFGLPPPWFPSPAPSSPFSPLQTEKFSGVAGEVPSNPSVPVAVGSGPGRGDADSHASMKSLLTSKPEDTTHGRRSRGGTYGHWGQWALGSPYPDFSIWSLTGMVQSTSPVMPTAMGPSTAPPEEPPVSNLPSDTSDEIMDLLVQSVTKSSPRALAARERKRSRGNRKSLRRTLKSGLGEDLVQALGLSKGPGLEV, from the exons CTGGAGGACTGTGCTCTACAAGTGTCTCCCTCTGGATACTACCTGGACCCTGAGCTTTCTCTGGAAGAGCAGCGCGAGATGCTGGAGGGCTTCTATGAAGAGATCAG CAAAGGGCGAAAGCCTACACTTATCCTGCGTACTCAACTCTCCGTGAGGGTCAATGCCATCTTGG AAAAGTTGTATGGCTCCAGTGGCCCTGAGCTCCGCCGTTCCCTCTTCTCACTAAAGCAGATCTTCCAG GAGGACAAGGACCTGGTGCCTGAATTTGTACACTCAGAGGGGCTGAGTTGCCTGATCCGTGTGGGTGCTGCTGCCGACCACAACTATCAGACCTACATCCTCCGAG cactaGGCCAGCTGATGCTTTTTGTGGATGGGATGCTAGGGGTGGTGGCCCACAGTGAGACTGTACAGTGGCTGTACACACTGTGTGCCAGCACG TCCCGCTTGGTGGTGAAGACAGCCCTGAAGCTGCTGCTGGTGTTTGTGGAATACTCTGAGAACAATGCACCACTGCTTATCCGTGCTGTCAGTTCTGTGGCCAGCTCTACAG gctctcttcCTTGGGCCAATCTGGTGTCCATCCTGGAGGAGAAGAATGGCACTGACCCTGAGTTGTTGGTGTACACAGTCACCCTCATCAACAAG ACACTGGCAGCACTCCCAGACCAGGACACCTTCTATGATGTGACAGATGCACTGGAGCAGCAAGGCATGGAGGCCCTGGTCCAGCGCCATTTGGGCACCTCGGGTACTGATGTGGACCTGCGCACACAGCTTGTGCTCTATGAG AATGCCCTGCGGTTGGAGGATGGAGACATCGATGAAGCCGCTGCAGGTGGAAGGCGGGAACGCAGAAAGCCCTCTTCAGAGGAGGGCAAGAGGAGCCGCCGATCTCTAGAAGGCGGGAGCTGCCCTTTGCGCTCCACGGAGCCTGG ccccACAGGCCCTGTCTCTAGCCGCGCAGGCCCCGCCTCACAGAcaggccccacctccagcccctcagACCTGGCCTCAACGGTAATCTCCACCTACTCCACTGGCCCTGCCCTGTCGACAAGCTTGAACTCCAGCCTCTTGGGCCCTGCTTCTGGCCTCCTTACCTCGGTGAACCTCTTTCCTGCCATCTCTGTGGGGCCATCAGCCGACAGCTCCAGCGAGAGGAGCATCTATAA actTCACCAAACTGCTCCTGTTTG GGCCCCTGAGAGCCCACCTGTCTCTCAGTCCCCTACTGAGCAGGCAGTGCTGGA AGCCCGGTTCCTGGAGAATGTGGCAGCAGCAGAAACAGAGAAGCAGGCTGCACTGGCCCAGGGCCGAGCAGAGACACTGGCTGAGGCCATGCCTGATGAGGCTGATGGACACCCAG ATACCCGGGAACTATGGGGCTCCCCAGAACCAGGCCCTGCACCCAGATCACCCCAGAGCCCTGCCCCCCGAAGTCTGCTCCGGGCCCAGCGGAGCCTTGAGCCAGAGCCCAAGGAGCCACTGGCTCCACCAAGCCCCAAGGCTGAGCCCATTCAGGAATTCCCTATCCGTGTACCTAAGCTCTGCATTGGAGACCTGGACTTCTCAGATTTGGGGGAGGATGAAGACGAGGACATGCTGAACATGGAGGCTGTGGAGGCTGGGAAAGGGgtcccacccccaccgcccccactgcctgtgctctctggAGGTGgcccacctcctccacccccacctcctccacccatCAAAGGCTCActcccaccacctccacctcccaccactccccttcctccctcagcaCCCGATGGTTTAGCCCTCCCCACCAAGAGGAAGACAGTAAAACTCTTCTGGCGGGAGCTAAAGCTGGCTGGGGGTCATGAAGGCTCTGGGAGCCGCTTTGGGCCCTGCCCCACACTGTGGGCCTCACTGGAACCTGTCTCGGTGGACACAGCCCGGCTGGAACACCTGTTTGAGTCCCGTGCCAAAGATGTGCTGCCTTCCAAG AAAGCAGGTGAGGGCCGCCGGACAATGACCACAGTGCTGGACCCCAAGCGCAGCAACGCTATCAACATTGGCCTAACCACCCTGCCACCTGTGCATGTCATTAAGGCTGCCCTGCTCAACTTTGATGAGTTTGCTGTCAGCAAGGATGGCATTGAG AAACTGCTGACTATGATGCCCACGGAAGAGGAGCGGCAGAAGATTGAGGAGGCCCAGCTGGCCAATCCTGACATACCCCTGGGCCCAGCTGAGAATTTCCTGATGACCCTTGCCTCCATTGGGGGCCTGGCCGCACGTCTACAACTCTGGGCCTTCAAGCTGGACTATGACAGCATGGAACGG GAAATCGCAGAGCCGCTATTTGACCTGAAAGTGGGCATGGAACAGCTGGTGCAAAATGCCACCTTCCGCTGTATCCTGGCCACCCTGTTGGCTGTGGGCAACTTCCTCAACGGTTCCCAG AGCAGCGGCTTTGAGCTGAGCTACCTGGAGAAGGTGTCAGAGGTGAAGGACACAGTGCGCCGACAGTCACTGCTGCACCATCTCTGTTCCTTGGTTCTCCAGACCCGGCCTGATTCCTCTGACCTTTACTCAGAAATACCTGCCCTGACTCGCTGTGCCAAG GTGGACTTTGAGCAGCTGACTGAGAACCTGGGGCAGCTGGAGCGTCGGAGCCGGGCAGCTGAGGAGAGTCTACGGAACTTGGCCAAACACGAGCTGGCCCCAGCCCTACGTGCCCGCCTCACCCACTTCCTGGCCCAGTGTGGCCGCCGTGTTGCCATGCTGCGGGTAGTACACCGCCGTGTCTGCAACAG GTTCCATGCCTTCCTGTTGTACCTGGGGTACACGGCCCAGACAGCCCGGGAAGTGCGCATCATGCAGTTCTGCCACACGCTGCGTGAGTTTGCACTGGAGTATCGGACTTGCCGGGAACGGGTGCTACAGCAGCAGCAAAAGCGGGCCACGTACCGTGAGCGCAACAAGACACGGGGCCGCATGATCACTGAGGTAGGTACCTTTTCCAGGTTTGGACTGCCACCCCCGTGGTTTCCTTCCCCTGCGCCCAGCTCACCCTTCTCCCCTCTACAGACAGAAAAGTTCTCAGGTGTGGCTGGGGAAGTCCCCAGCAACCCATCTGTCCCAGTGGCCGTGGGCAGTGGGCCAGGGCGGGGTGATGCTGACAGTCATGCCAGCATGAAGAGTCTGCTGACCAGCAAGCCGGAGGACACCACACATGGCCGCCGCAGCAGAGGTGGGACCTATGGCCACTGGGGGCAATGGGCTTTGGGGTCACCTTATCCTGACTTCTCTATCTGGTCTCTCACAGGAATGGTCCAGAGCACCTCCCCAGTCATGCCTACAGCAATGGGGCCCTCCACTGCACCCCCAGAAGAACCCCCAGTCTCCAATTTACCCAGTGACACTTCAGATGAGATCATGGACCTGCTGGTACAGTCAGTGACCAAGAGCAGTCCTCGTGCCTTAGCTGCTCGGGAGCGCAAGCGGTCCCGTGGCAACCGCAAGTCTT TGAGACGGACGTTGAAGAGCGGGCTCGGAGAGGACCTGGTGCAGGCACTGGGACTGAGCAAGGGTCCTGGCCTGGAGGTGTGA